The Streptomyces sp. ICC1 DNA window AACCGACCGAACGTTCCGACTGCTGCCTGACATCTCGACCCCGGCGTGCCACTCTGCCCCCGATCCGCACCGACAACTCTTCATCCGGGCACGGCAGAAGGAGTCATTGCGTGAATCGTCATCGGACAGCCGTATCGGTCTTACTCGCGGCGGGCGCCCTGATCGCGGGAGCCCTGACGCCGGCCTCCGCCTCGGCCGCCGCCGAGCACCCGTCCTCGTTCCGGCAGCAGCAGACCCAGGGGTTCTGGACCGCGGCGCGCATGCGCGCCGCCACCCCGCTGGACCTCACGGCGGCCCCGGGCACCGGCCGCGTGGCGCCGACCGCCGCGGCCGGCGCCACGACGATCGCCCCGACGCCGCCGAGCGCCGCCTCAGGAGCCTTCGCCACGGCCTCACCCCCGGCCTCCCCCACGGCCTTCCCGCAGGCGGGCGGCCCCTGGACGGGCGGCGGGGCGGTCGTGAAGACCTCGGGCCGGGTCTTCTTCACCCTCGGTGACCGCACGGCCTCCTGCTCCGGCGACTCGATCACCAGCGCCAACGGCAGCACGGTGATCACCGCCGGCCACTGCGTGAAGTATCAGGGCGCCTGGCACACCAACTGGATCTTCGTTCCGGCGTACAACAACGGCAACGCGCCCTACGGCCAGTGGCCGGCCACCAAGACTTTCGCGACCGACCAGTGGGCGGCGAGCGAGGACATGAACATGGACGTCGGCCTCGCGGTCGTCGCCCCGCTGAACGGCCAGAAGCTCAGCCAGGTCGTCGGCGCCCAGGGCATCGTGTTCAACGGGGGCTACAACAAGAAGATGTACTCGTTCGGCTTCCCGGCGGCGGCCCCGTACGACGGCACCAAGCTCGTCTACTGCAGCGCCAACACGGGCAAGGACTTCCTGCTGACCAAGGACCACAGCATGTCCTGCAACATGACCGGCGGCTCGAGCGGCGGCCCCTGGTTCCAGGACTTCAACGAGGCCACGGGCCTGGGCACGCAGGCCTCGGTGAACAGCTTCGGCTACACCTTCCTGCCCAACCGCATGTACGGCCCGTACTTCGGCAACGAGGCGAAGGCCGCCTACGACAAGGCCCAGACCGCCTGACGCCCTCGAAATCCCCAGCGCCACCCACCCCCACCGCGCGCACCCCCGCCGCCGGCGCCGCGCGCACCCTCGCCAACGGCACCAGCGGGGCGCGCCTCCATCCGTACGCGGACCTCCAGCCCGCCGGCACCCGCGCCGCCGACCTCAAGTCCCTCGGCTACACCAGCCCCGGATCGGCGGGGTGATCACCACGAAGCAGATCCTGCACGCCCGGTTCCACTTCCCGGCCGCCGATGCCGGGCTCTACGGGCAACTCCTCGACCTCGCCGGGAACATCACCCCCCGGGTCCAGCCGATCCCGCCCGACGCCGCCGACCTCGACATCACCGGCGCCCTGCGCTACTGGCAGTGCGGCGCCGAGGACCTGGCCGCCCTGCTGCGGATGCGGACCATCGGCCTGCACGGCGTGCGGACGACCTGCGCCGTTGCGCCCAACCGCATGCTCGCGGCGATGACGGCCGCCTCCACGCCCTTCGGCGCCGCCGCCGTCCTCACCGAGGAGGAGGTCACCGACTGGCTGCGGCCCCGCCCGGTCGCCGCCCTCCACGGAGTCGGCCCCGCCACCGCCGCCTCGCTGGCCGCGTACGGACTGCACACCATCGGCGACCTCGCCGACGCGCCGCTGCCCGCCCTGACCAGGATCTTCGGCTCGGCCACCGGCCGCGCCCTGCACGCCCGCGCCCACGGCCAGGACCTCCGCCCGGTCGACGCCCACCCCGTGCCCAAGTCCCTCAGCGCCGGCCACCCCTTCGAGGCCGACTGCCTCGACGCGGACCAGCACCACCGCGCCCTCCTCGGCCTCGCCCACCGGCTCGGCGCGAGCCTGCGTGACGAGGCCCGGGCGGCCACCGGCCTCACCCTCACCGTCCGCTACGCCGACCGCAGCACCTCCACCCGGACCCGGACCCTGACCGAACCCACCAACCACACCCGCCCCCTGACCGGCACCGCCTACGAGCTGTACGGGCTCCTCGGCCTCCAACGCGCACGCGTACGCTCCTTCGACCTCCGGGCCGAGGCCCTGTGCCCCGCCTCCGAGGCCAGGCGGCAGCTCACCTTCGACGCGGCCGACGACCAGGCGCTCGCGGTCGAGGCCGCCGCCGACCGGGCCCGGGCCCGCTACGGCCCCGACGCCGTCAGACCGGCGACCCTCGCGGGCACCGTGACACGGTGAACCCTTCCGGTCACAGCACTAGACCGGCTGTTCGCCGGCCAGCGAAGGGGCCGCCCGGCGGGCGAACTCCTCGAAGGTGTGGGGCTCACGGCCCGTCAGGTGCCGCACCGCGCTGGTGGTGGAGGTGTTCAACCCGCCGCGCAGCGCCCCGAAGACGGCCACCACCTGCTCCGCCAGCCACTGCGGCAGACCGGCCTGGGTCATCGCGGCGGCCGCCGCCTCGCCCGGTACGTCCACGTACTCGATCGGGCGGCCCAGGGCACTCGACAGACGTCGCGCGACCTCGGTGTAGGTGATCGCCTCCGGGCCGGTGAGGACGTGCGTGCTGCCGTCGTGCTCGGCCGTGACCAGCGCCGCGGCAGCGGCGGTGGCGACGTCGTGCGGATCGACCATCGCGATGCGCGCGTCACCGGCGGGGAGGAAGAAGCGGCCGGCCTGCCGGATGGTCGCGGCGGAACCGAGGACGTTCGACATCATGTGGCTCGAGCGCAGCACCACCGCCGGGATGCCCGAGCCGCGCAGGTGCTGCTCGATGCGGCCGTGCTGGTCCAAGAAGACCGTCGGGGAACCGGCCTCCGCCCCGATCGTGGACAGCATGACCACCTGCCGGACACCCGCGGCCGCCGCCGCGTCGATCGCGTTCGTCCCGTATTCGACCTGCCGGGGGTCGTTCGCGCAGAGGAGGAACATGCGATCGATACCGTCGAGAGCCCGCCGGACAGACTCCGGTTCGGCGAAGTCGCCCTGCGCCAGCTCGGTCCCGCCGCCGAGCACGGCAGCCGCACGATCCGGGTCACGGACGAAGGCGCGGACCGGGATGCCGCGCCCGCCCAGCTCCGTGACGACCCTCGAGCCGATCTTCCCTGCCGCGCCCGTCACCAGCACCGTCGCCATCTACGCCCACTCTCCGGGATCGAACTGAGCAGCCCAAAGTATCCGAAGGGTGACACCGAGTCGCGAAGGGGCGCCGACAAGTACTCCAGCAGTCGTGATCGTGGTTCGTGCCGGGGACAATGTGGCGGCATGAGGATCAACCTGACGAGCGTCCTGGTCGACGACCAGGCCAAGGCCCTGCGCTTCTACACCGAGGTGCTCGGCTTCGAGAAGAAGACGGACATTCCGATGGGGGAGGTGTCCTGGCTCACGGTCGTCTCCCCGGAGCAGCCGGACGGCACCGAGCTGGTCCTGGAGCCCGGCGACCACCGCGCGGTCCGACCCTTCAAGGAGGCCCTCTTCGCCGACGGCATCCCGTGGACCTCCTTCGCCGTCGACGACGTCCACGCCGAGTTCGCCCGGCTGACCGGGCTCGGCGTCCGCTTCACGCAGGACCCGCAGGCGGCGGGTCCGGTCACCACGGCAGTCTTCGACGACACCTGCGGGAATCTGATCCAGATCGCGCACATGCGGACCGAATGAGCGCGGAGCCCGGAGTCCCGAAAGTGAAACCTGAAAGCTGACATACGAAAAACACCCCGGACTGATTGAGGCCGGGGTGTTCGTCTGTGTATATTTGAGGTTTCACATCTTCGCCGAGCGATGATGTGAAGAAGCTTATGGGGACACTGTATCGCGTCAGGAGTGGAATTGTCAACCGAAGAATTCCGGAATGAGCAGCAATTCATCACCGCTCTCTATGCGCGCCTCGACGATCTGCGTGACGAGGCCGAACGCGCCGTACAGGGCGCCCTCGGCACCGCCGCGAGCGGGTTCCAGGCGCGGCTGGAACGGGATGTCGTGGTCGCCGAGCAGTCCGGTCTGCTTTCCGCTCTGGACTCGGGCGAGAACGGCCTGTGTTTCGGCAGGCTCGATTTCTCCGACGGCGCGGACCACCACATCGGCCGTATCGGAATCAGGCAGGACGACCGGGACCGCACGCCCCTCGTCATCGACTGGCGGGCCGATGTGGCGCGCCCGTTCTACCTCGCGACCGGGTATTCCCCCATGGGCCTGCGCCGACGCCGCCACCTCACCACCCAGGGCCGCCGGGTAACGGCCCTGCACGACGAGATCCTCGACCTCGCCGACACCGAGCGCACGGGCCACGAGGGCGCCGACGCGGACGCGGTGCTGCTCCCCGCCCTCGATGCCGCCCGCACCGGCCGGATGCACGACATCGTGCAGACCATCCAGGCCGAACAGGACCGGGTCATCCGCTCCACCCACCGCGGGATCCTCGTCGTCGAGGGCGGACCGGGCACCGGCAAGACCGCCGTCGCCCTGCACCGGGCCGCCTACCTCCTCTACGCGCACCGCGAGCTGCTCGCCAAGCGCGGCGTGCTGATCGTCGGGCCGAACCCGGCCTTCCTCGGCTACATCGGCGAGGTCCTCCCGGCCCTCGGCGAGACCGGAGTGCTGCTCGCCACCCCGGGCGAGCTGTTCCCGGGCGTCCGCGCGACCGGCCGCGACCGCCCCGGTGCCGCGGCGGTCAAGGGGCGCGTGGAGATGGCCGGGGTCCTCGCGCGCGTCGTGGGCGACCGCCAGACGCTGCCCGAGACCGTGCCCGCCGGCAGCGGAGAGGACGCCGACGTCGTGCCCGAACCGGCCCTGGAGATCGACCACGACGACTACGGGACGCTGCTGCTCGACCGGACCATGGCCCACGAGGCCCGGGACCGGGCCCGCGCCACCGGGCTGCCGCACAACCTGGCGCGCCCGTACTTCGCCTTCCGGATCATCGACGCGCTCACGGAGCAACTCGCCGACCGGCTCGGCGCCGACCCGTACGGCGGCCCCAACCTGCTCGGCCCCGACGACATCGCGCAGCTGGGCAAGGAGATCGCGACCAGCGCCGAGGTGCACGCCGCCATCGACACGCTGTGGCCCCCGCTCACGCCCCGGCGGCTGATCGCCGACTACCTCGCCGATCCCACCCACCTCCCCGAGCGGGAGGCCGACTTGATCCGGCGCACGACGACGGGCGACGCGGACTGGACACCGGCGGACGTCCCGCTGCTGGACGAGGCCGCCGAGCTGCTCGGGGTCGACGACACCGCGCGGCGCGCCGCCGAGGAGCGCGAGCGCCTGGAGCGCGTCGCCTACGCGCAGGGCGTCCTGGACCTGTCGGCGGGCTCGGAGAGCTACGAGTTCGAGGACATGGAGAACGAGTTCCTCGCGGCCCACGACATCATCGACGCCGAACGCATGGCCGAGCGGCAGGAGGAGGAGGACCACCGCAGCGCGGCCGAACGGGCCGCCGCCGACCGGACCTGGGCCTTCGGCCACGTCATCGTGGACGAGGCGCAGGAGCTGTCCGCCATGGCGTGGCGACTGCTGATGAGGCGCTGCCCGACCCGCTCCATGACCCTGGTGGGCGACCCGGCCCAGACCGGCGACGAGGCCGGCTGCGGCTCCTGGCAGCGGATCCTCGCCCCCTATGTCGAGGACCGCTGGGAGCTGGTCCGCCTCGGCGTCAACTACCGCACCCCCGTAGAGATCATGGACCTCGCGGCCGCCGTCCTGCGGGCCCGCCACCCCGGCTTCGAGCCGCCGAGCTCGATCCGCTCCACGGGGCGGCGGCCCTGGGTGCGGCGGACGGACGACCTCGCCGCGGCGCTCGCCGAGGCGGTACGGGACTGCGCCCCGGCCGAGGGCCGCCTCGCGGTGATCGCCCCGCGCCCGCTGCACGAGGCGCTCGCGGCCGCGCTGCCCGGCGTACGGGCGGGGGAGGAGCCGGACCTGACCCGCCCGGTCGTCCTGCTGGATCCGCGCCAGGCCAAGGGGCTGGAGTTCGACACCGTGCTCGTCGTGGAACCGGCGGACCACGAGCCCAGCGACCTCTACGTGGCCCTGACGCGCGCCACCCAGACCCTGGGGGTGCTGCACACCGGCCGGCTTCCGCAGGGCCTGGCCGAACAGCCCTAGCCGACGCGTCGAGATCCCGGCCCGGGGCAACCCCGCCCCTCGCCACGGCGGAACCGAGCAACAGCCAGGGGAGCTCGGTGTGCGCGAGGCCGGCCCACCAAGTCTTGGGGCGCCGTGGGAGACGTCGGCGCCCAGCCCATGGAGGTAGTACACGGATCTACCAGCCCGGGGAACCAGGCCGCCATGGGCGTGTTGTAGCCCGGGATGTTCCAGGAGCCGTCGGTGAGGTACGCGGGGAACTGCGTGTGCCCCGTAAGCACGCGCAGCAGGGCCAGCTGACCCGGCGCCTCGCCGTCCTCGACGGCGAGATCGTCGCCGTCGGCGACGAGGCCGACGTCCGCGACTGGCGCGGACCCGGCACCGAGACCGTCGACCTCGCCGGCGCCACGCTCACCCCCGGCCTCACCGACGCCCACAGCCACCCCGTCTGGGGCATCGAGATGGCCGCCGGCACGGACCTGTCCGCCGTCACCGACCTCGACCAGCTCCGCGCCGCCCTGCGCGAGGCCGGCCGCGGCCCCGGCGGCTGGGTCCTCGGCCACGGCCTCGACCACAACGCCTTCGGCGGCCGCCCCGTGGACAAGGCGCTGATCGAGGACGCCGTCGCCGGCGCCCCCGCCTTCCTGCGCCTCTACGACGGCCACTCCGCCCTCGCCTCCGGCGCGGCCCTCGCCGCCGCCGGGGTCACCGGCCCGCGCACCTTCGCCCAGCGCTCCGAGATCGTCTGCGACGGCGCCGGGCGGCCCACCGGCCACCTCATCGAGCACGCCGCGATGGACCTGGTGGGCTCGCTGGCGCCGAAGCCCACGTACGCGGAGCGCCGCGGGAGCCTCAGCCGGCTGCTGTCCGACATGGCCGCCACCGGCCTGACCGGCGCACACGTCATGGACCTCGGCGACGGCGACGTACCGGCGCTGCTCGCCGGCGTCGAGTACGAGGACGACCTGCCGCTGCGGCTGCGGCTCTCCCCCTGGTGCATGCCCGGCGCCACCGACGCCGACCTGGAGGAGCTGATCGGGACGCAGCTGCTCGGCGGCCGCCACTGGCAGGTCGCCGGCGTGAAGTTCTTCATGGACGGCACCGTCGAGGGCGGCACCGCCTGGCTCGAACACGCCGACTGCCACGGCCGGGGCACCGAGGCCTTCTGGCCCGACCCCGAGGCCTACGCCCGCGCCGTACGGTCCCTCGACGCGGCCGGGGTCCGTACTGCGACCCACGCCATCGGCGACGCGGCGGTCCGCCACGTCCTGGACACCGTGGCCTCGCTGGGCCCCCGCGCCCGGATGCGGCACCGCATCGAGCACATCGAAACGGTCCCCGACGACCAGCTGAAGCGGTTCGCGGAGCTCGGGGTGATCGCCTCGATGCAGCCGCCGCACACCGCCTACACCCGGGCCGACCACGGCGACGAGTGGTCCAAGCGGCTGGGGGAGGAGCGGGCCGGCCGCGCCTGGCGCTGCCGGGACCTGCGCGAAGCCGGGGCGGTGCTCGCCCTCGGCTCGGACTGGCCGATCGCCCACCACGACGCCCGCCGGGTGCTGGCCGTCGCCCGCAGCCCGCTCGGCGCGGCCTCGGCCGGTACGCCGGCCTGGCGCGGGGCGGCCCTGACCGGGCTCATGGCCCTGGAGGGCATGACCTCGCACGCCGCGCTCGCGGCGGGGGAGGAACGGGTGGCGGGCCGGATCGCGGCCGGATTCCGGGCGGACCTGACGGCCCTCGGCCTGGACCCGGTGGACGCTCCGGCGGACGAGCTGGCCGAGGCCCCGGTCCGGCTCACGATGTCGGGCGGCCGGATCACCCACCGGACGGCGTCGGGGTGAGCGGCTCCATCCGGGCCCTCGCGCTCGCCCTCGCCGGGATGGGCGACACCCGGGCGCTGCCCACCCTGCGGGAGCTCGCGAAGCAGGACCGGCTGCCCAGCGGGGGCGCCTGGACCCCCATCCTGGCCCCGATGCCCGCAGCGGACCTGCTCCCCGTACTGCTGCCGGGCCTGCGGCCGGCGCGCGAGCACACCCACGACCCGAGCATCCCCACCTTCGCACTGCTCGCGGCCGTGGACCCCGCCTGGACCGGCAACCCGGCGCTGCCCACGCGGGAGGCCGTCCGCCTGCTCGGGGAGATCGGCGCCCCGGCCGCGGCTGCCGCGCCCGTACTGCGCACCGTCCTGGCCTCGGAAGAACGCCTCGACCACCCCTACGACGGGGTGCGCGTCCTGGCCGACGAGACCTACGTACGGACCCTCGCCGGGGCCCTGGAGCGGATCGATCCCGGCGGGGCTCAGCTGCGGAAGCGGCCCAGCGCCGGATGGTTCAGGAGGGCCGCCGTCACCGGGTGGCGGCCCGTCTCCTCGGGCCGGCGCGGCAGCCGGTGAGGGAGGGACCCGTACCAGGCGCGGGAGACGGCGAAGCCGAAGGCGAGGCAGAGCATGCCGCCCACGGCGTCGAGCCAGAAGTGGTTGGCGGTGGACACGATCACGACCAGTGTCGCCGCGGGGTAGAGCAGGCCCAGGATCCGGGCCCAGGGGGCGGAGGCGACCGCGAAGATCGTCAGCCCGCACCAGAGCGACCACCCTATGTGCATGGAGGGCATGGCCGCGTACTGGTTCGACATGTGCTTGAGGTTGCCCGAGGCCATGGAGCCCCAGGTGTGGTGCACCAGCACGGTGTCGACGAAGTTCTGCCCGTTCATCAGCCGGGGCGGCGCGAGCGGGTAGAAGTAGTAGCCGACCAGGGCGACGCCCGTGGTGGCGAAGAGGACGAGCCGCGTCGCCGCGTACCGCCCCGGATGAAAGCGGTAGATCCAGACCAGGACACCGATGGTCATCACGAAGTGGAGGGTGGCGTAGTAGTAGTTCATGCCCACGATCAGCCACGTCACCGCATTGACGGCGTGGTTGACCTTCTCCTCCACGGCGATGCCGAGGGCGCCCTCCACCTTCCAGATCCAGTCGGCGTTCGCGAGCGCGGCCGCCTTCTGCTCGGGCACGGCGTTGCGGATCAGCGAGTACGTCCAGTAGCTGACCGCGATCAGCAGGACCTCGAACCAGATCCGGGGCCGGCGGGGTGCGCGCAGCCGCGAGAGCAGGGCACCCTCGGACGACGCCGGGCGGTCCTGCTCCTCGGTCACGGTGGGTGACGAGACGTCCGTCCGGGTATCCAGTGTCTTCACGCTCGCTTCACCCATAGGAAAAGAGTCTGCCAGATGGCGTACTCGCCTCCGATCATCCCCTGGGACGGTCTTGGCCGCAGCCCCTCCACCTCGCGGACGACCCGGGGCCTTGCGCCCCTAGGGACCTGACCCGGACTGACCCCGACTGACCCGGCCTGGCTCGGCCTGGCTCGGCCCTGCACTCAGGAGCGCGCGGGGCCCCGGCCCTGCTGCGGCCCGGACGCGGTCGAACCGCGGACG harbors:
- a CDS encoding peptidase, whose translation is MNRHRTAVSVLLAAGALIAGALTPASASAAAEHPSSFRQQQTQGFWTAARMRAATPLDLTAAPGTGRVAPTAAAGATTIAPTPPSAASGAFATASPPASPTAFPQAGGPWTGGGAVVKTSGRVFFTLGDRTASCSGDSITSANGSTVITAGHCVKYQGAWHTNWIFVPAYNNGNAPYGQWPATKTFATDQWAASEDMNMDVGLAVVAPLNGQKLSQVVGAQGIVFNGGYNKKMYSFGFPAAAPYDGTKLVYCSANTGKDFLLTKDHSMSCNMTGGSSGGPWFQDFNEATGLGTQASVNSFGYTFLPNRMYGPYFGNEAKAAYDKAQTA
- a CDS encoding NmrA family NAD(P)-binding protein, coding for MATVLVTGAAGKIGSRVVTELGGRGIPVRAFVRDPDRAAAVLGGGTELAQGDFAEPESVRRALDGIDRMFLLCANDPRQVEYGTNAIDAAAAAGVRQVVMLSTIGAEAGSPTVFLDQHGRIEQHLRGSGIPAVVLRSSHMMSNVLGSAATIRQAGRFFLPAGDARIAMVDPHDVATAAAAALVTAEHDGSTHVLTGPEAITYTEVARRLSSALGRPIEYVDVPGEAAAAAMTQAGLPQWLAEQVVAVFGALRGGLNTSTTSAVRHLTGREPHTFEEFARRAAPSLAGEQPV
- a CDS encoding phosphatase PAP2 family protein, translated to MGEASVKTLDTRTDVSSPTVTEEQDRPASSEGALLSRLRAPRRPRIWFEVLLIAVSYWTYSLIRNAVPEQKAAALANADWIWKVEGALGIAVEEKVNHAVNAVTWLIVGMNYYYATLHFVMTIGVLVWIYRFHPGRYAATRLVLFATTGVALVGYYFYPLAPPRLMNGQNFVDTVLVHHTWGSMASGNLKHMSNQYAAMPSMHIGWSLWCGLTIFAVASAPWARILGLLYPAATLVVIVSTANHFWLDAVGGMLCLAFGFAVSRAWYGSLPHRLPRRPEETGRHPVTAALLNHPALGRFRS
- a CDS encoding VOC family protein is translated as MRINLTSVLVDDQAKALRFYTEVLGFEKKTDIPMGEVSWLTVVSPEQPDGTELVLEPGDHRAVRPFKEALFADGIPWTSFAVDDVHAEFARLTGLGVRFTQDPQAAGPVTTAVFDDTCGNLIQIAHMRTE
- a CDS encoding amidohydrolase translates to MPRKHAQQGQLTRRLAVLDGEIVAVGDEADVRDWRGPGTETVDLAGATLTPGLTDAHSHPVWGIEMAAGTDLSAVTDLDQLRAALREAGRGPGGWVLGHGLDHNAFGGRPVDKALIEDAVAGAPAFLRLYDGHSALASGAALAAAGVTGPRTFAQRSEIVCDGAGRPTGHLIEHAAMDLVGSLAPKPTYAERRGSLSRLLSDMAATGLTGAHVMDLGDGDVPALLAGVEYEDDLPLRLRLSPWCMPGATDADLEELIGTQLLGGRHWQVAGVKFFMDGTVEGGTAWLEHADCHGRGTEAFWPDPEAYARAVRSLDAAGVRTATHAIGDAAVRHVLDTVASLGPRARMRHRIEHIETVPDDQLKRFAELGVIASMQPPHTAYTRADHGDEWSKRLGEERAGRAWRCRDLREAGAVLALGSDWPIAHHDARRVLAVARSPLGAASAGTPAWRGAALTGLMALEGMTSHAALAAGEERVAGRIAAGFRADLTALGLDPVDAPADELAEAPVRLTMSGGRITHRTASG
- a CDS encoding AAA family ATPase → MSTEEFRNEQQFITALYARLDDLRDEAERAVQGALGTAASGFQARLERDVVVAEQSGLLSALDSGENGLCFGRLDFSDGADHHIGRIGIRQDDRDRTPLVIDWRADVARPFYLATGYSPMGLRRRRHLTTQGRRVTALHDEILDLADTERTGHEGADADAVLLPALDAARTGRMHDIVQTIQAEQDRVIRSTHRGILVVEGGPGTGKTAVALHRAAYLLYAHRELLAKRGVLIVGPNPAFLGYIGEVLPALGETGVLLATPGELFPGVRATGRDRPGAAAVKGRVEMAGVLARVVGDRQTLPETVPAGSGEDADVVPEPALEIDHDDYGTLLLDRTMAHEARDRARATGLPHNLARPYFAFRIIDALTEQLADRLGADPYGGPNLLGPDDIAQLGKEIATSAEVHAAIDTLWPPLTPRRLIADYLADPTHLPEREADLIRRTTTGDADWTPADVPLLDEAAELLGVDDTARRAAEERERLERVAYAQGVLDLSAGSESYEFEDMENEFLAAHDIIDAERMAERQEEEDHRSAAERAAADRTWAFGHVIVDEAQELSAMAWRLLMRRCPTRSMTLVGDPAQTGDEAGCGSWQRILAPYVEDRWELVRLGVNYRTPVEIMDLAAAVLRARHPGFEPPSSIRSTGRRPWVRRTDDLAAALAEAVRDCAPAEGRLAVIAPRPLHEALAAALPGVRAGEEPDLTRPVVLLDPRQAKGLEFDTVLVVEPADHEPSDLYVALTRATQTLGVLHTGRLPQGLAEQP